Below is a window of Paremcibacter congregatus DNA.
CCGCTTAGACGTTGCGCCGCCGCTTCGATATCCTGCAAGGTGGGAACGATAAGATGTGTCATAAACCAAGACCTTCGGAGGTTTTATTGAAAGGAAACTTTATCAGTAAAAATCTTTTCAGGCCTTATATGGACATCAGGCCCTAAAGATGCGAAATTAACCGAAGAAAAGACATTAGGCAATGGGGTTGACTATTAATTCATGCACATAGCATCACTCACCAATTTTATCCTTCTGGGGGTATTTTTAAGCCTTCCGGGGCTTGGGGTGTGTCAGGAAACACCATCTGACACGCCGGAAGTTCCCCCCCCGCAGGACGAACTTGACGTCGAAGGTTACACAGACCTCAATATAGATTTTTCTGACATAAAAGAAAAAACCGGGTTTTCCGCCCGCCTCGGGGTGGACTATAATCAAGGAACATACGGCGATCCCGAACGCACCAACCTGACGTACATGCCCGTTACCTTAAGCTACGAACAGAACCGTTGGGCCTTTCAGGCCAGCATCGGCCATATCAGCCTCAGCGGCAAAGATATTATCATCCCTGGCACCGGCCTCACCTCTTTCACAAATGATGCCGCGATACAAGGCCGTTCCCGCCATGAAAGCGGCCTCGGCGACCTTTATCTCAGTGCCACATACGCCCTTGAGCCTCTTCAGCAGGAAAGTGTCTTTCTTGATCTGACCAGCCGGGTAAAAATTCCGACCGGAGACAGCGACAAAGGATTAAGCACCGGTAAAACCGACATCAGTTTTCAGATTGATGTGGCGAAACTGATGGGAAACATCGCCCCTTTTGCCACCCTCGGCTACCGGCATGTGGGAAAAACAGACCGGTTCTTGTTACAGGATACCTGGTTTGCATCCGTCGGGGTGATTTATTACCCGACCCCTTCCCTCAGCCTCGGCCTGTCTTATGACACCCGACGATCAGCCACCGTTGACACCGTCAACCCGCGGGAGCTTCTCGGTTTTATGGACATGCAGATCACCAGGGACTGGGCGGTAAATATTTATGGTATTGCGGGTTTAAGTGAAGGCAGCCCCGATTTCGGGACCGGTCTTCATCTCAGATATATGTATTAAAAGTCTATTTTTTGACAAAACGGTAGACAAAACGGTGTGTTTTACCGCGAACGCTCTTGTCATACATTGGCTTGCTCAGGTCATCCTGCGGATTGGCCAGAACATCACTGGTGGCGACCAGCTCAAACCCCGCCGCTTCAAGTTCCGTCCTGACAATCGCCGGATCAATGCGATGCAGCGTTGACCCTGTTTCTCGCGGCGACCCGGCCGCTGCCGCATGGTCAATCACGGCAAGCGTACCGCCCTGTTTTAAGGCCCCGTGAATTTGACCCAGCGTCCGTTTTACGTCAACTTTCGGCCAGCCGCTTTCTTCATCAACAAAGTAAAAATCATGATAGGACAGCACAAGAAAAACCGCATCCAGGTTGTCTTTTTTCAGGTCCATTTCATTAATTTCAGCGATCTTCAGATCCACATTTTCCATGCGCCCCGGCTGTTCCAGCCGTGTGACAAT
It encodes the following:
- a CDS encoding class I SAM-dependent methyltransferase, encoding MFNMNKLTGAALGASLFMGVWGAPAIANDMSSAESYRALIQAAVDNPLRDDKDRERDTGRKPAKIIKFMGIKPGMTVMEMLAGSGYYAEILSHVVGETGKVIALNNKSYMAFTKDAIVTRLEQPGRMENVDLKIAEINEMDLKKDNLDAVFLVLSYHDFYFVDEESGWPKVDVKRTLGQIHGALKQGGTLAVIDHAAAAGSPRETGSTLHRIDPAIVRTELEAAGFELVATSDVLANPQDDLSKPMYDKSVRGKTHRFVYRFVKK
- a CDS encoding transporter, producing MHIASLTNFILLGVFLSLPGLGVCQETPSDTPEVPPPQDELDVEGYTDLNIDFSDIKEKTGFSARLGVDYNQGTYGDPERTNLTYMPVTLSYEQNRWAFQASIGHISLSGKDIIIPGTGLTSFTNDAAIQGRSRHESGLGDLYLSATYALEPLQQESVFLDLTSRVKIPTGDSDKGLSTGKTDISFQIDVAKLMGNIAPFATLGYRHVGKTDRFLLQDTWFASVGVIYYPTPSLSLGLSYDTRRSATVDTVNPRELLGFMDMQITRDWAVNIYGIAGLSEGSPDFGTGLHLRYMY